The nucleotide window GCTTGCCCATGCGGATGTAGAACGGCACGCCGCTCCAGCGCCAAGTGTCGATCTTCAGACGCAGGGCGATGTAGGCCTCGGTCATCGACTCGGGGTCGACGCGGTCTTCCTCGCGGTAGCCGGGAACCGGGGTGCCATCGATGTGCCCGGCGAGATACTGGGCGCGGATCACGTTGGCAGCTACCTTCTCCGGAGTGTCCCACTGGCGGAGCGAGCGGATCACCTTCACCTTCTCATCGCGCACCCCATCGGCGGAGAGATCGGTCGGCGGCTCCATCGCCACCAGGCTGAGAAGCTGGAGCAGGTGGTTCTGCACCATGTCGCGCAGGGCCCCAGCCTTGTCGTAGTAGCCGCCGCGGCCACCTTCCATGCCGAGGTTCTCGGCGCAGGTGATCTGGACGTGGGAGATGAAGCGGCTGTTCCAGAGCGGTTCGAAGATCGAGTTGGCGAAACGCAGCACCATGATGTTCTGCGCCGTTTCCTTACCGAGGTAGTGGTCGATGCGGTAGGTATCGCTCTCGTGGAAGGTCTCGTTGACGACCTGGTTGAGGTGCTTGGCGGTGGCGAGGTCGGTGCCGAAGGGCTTCTCGACGATCACGCGAGCCCAGCAACCTTCCGCGGCCTGGTTGAGGCCGGCGTTTTTGAGGCTGATGAGGATGTCATCGAAGAACTCCGGAGCACTGGCGATGTAGAACAGGCGGTTGCCCTTGCCGCCGCGCTCGCGGTCGATCGCATCGAGGCGCTCGGCCAAGCGCTTGTAGCCGTCCGCGTCCGTGAACTCGCTGGTGTGGTAGTGGATGTTCTCGGCGAAAGGGGCCCAGATCTTGTCATCGTGGCCGGAGCGGGAAACCTTGCGGTTCAGCTCTTCCAGACCGGTACGGAACTCGGCATCCGATTTCTCACGACGGGCGAAGCCGATGATCTTCACACCGGTTGGCAGTTCGCCATCGACAGCGAGATTGTAGAGCGCCGGGACCAGCTTGCGGTGCGTCAGATCGCCGGTGGCACCGAAGATCACCACGGTGCAGGGCTCTGGCTGCGAGCGGGAAACGAGGTCTTCGCGGAAGGGGTTCGTCATGAGCGGGCGGGGATTTCACCTCAGGCGACCCCACAGGCAAAGGCAAATCGCCCCCTCTCGAACGAATGGCGTGCATTGAAACCAGCAATGCGGCGAATGCGTCACAAGGGGTTTTTTCGCGATTTGCGAACCGATGCAGAGTGATCGCGGAGCCTATTTCGGCCATTTTCGCCAAACTTTAACCACGAATGGTCGCGAATAGGCACGAATTGCGAGAAATGACGGCGACTTTCCCGCAAGCGCGCCACTATCCTCTGAAACTTCCGGGAGCCTTTCGCGTCACGCCATGGAGTTTATCGAAATCCTTGTCAAACGACGCCACGGGGAGCTTTTCCAAGATGGAAGCTGCGGCCAAATAGCAATCGACGAAATCCAGCCTTCCGACCCCGAAGAGCTTCAGCGCGCGCAAAAGCCGATCCAGTTCGGAGCATTGAAAGCCGGGACTGGAAATCAGATGCGAGAGCGCTTCCGCGACCGCAGCCCGGGGATGTTTGTAAAAGCCGTTCAGTACGAAAACCGATTCAGCCACCACCATCGGAAGGACGATCAGGCGGATTTTGCCCTGCTCCGCCAGCGTCACCAATCCCGCCACTTCGACCGCCTGCTTTTCCGGTTCTCCCGTAACGAAGCGAACGATGGTGTTGGTGTCCAGCAATGCGGACTTCATCGAAGTCCCTCCTTGGCGGCATCCGCTTCCCACATTTCGCGGGACTTTTTCCGGGCTTCCTTGAACTCCACACCGGCTTGATCCGGAGCGGACTTGAGGGTGCCGAATACGGCCATCGCCCCGGGCTGGTGACGGATGACCACGGCATCCCCTTGGATCTCATACGAAATCCGGTCGCCTGGTTTCAGATGGAGGGCCTCGCGGATCTGGGAAGGGAGAGTGGTTTGGCCTTTGCTGGTGATGGTGGAATGCGTCATGGCTTCTCCTTGCATTAGAATTTTTCCTTACTTTTAGAATAAATCAAGGCGATGATGAAATTCCAATGATCCTTATTCGTGCCCACATCCCCGGGCGGATGGAGAACAGGACAGGAATGTCCCTTCTCCTTGGGGGCGAAAACAAAACGGCCGGAGGAAGTCCTCCGGCCGCTTGGTGAAATGATTCTGGATGCGCGCGGCTCAGGCCGGCATCGGGAAGGCGCGGTTGAATTCGAAAACGCGGTCGCGGATCTCGTGGAGCTTCGCGGTGTCCTTGTAGTTTTCGAGGGCTTCCTGGATGAAGTCGGCGACCTGCTCGACGTCCTTTTCCTTCATGCCGCGGGTGGTCACAGCCGGAGTGCCGATGCGGATGCCGCTCGGCTTCATCGGGGTGCCGGTGTCGAACGGGATGGCGTTCTTGTTCACCGTGATGCCCGCTTCATCGAGGGCGTGGGAAGCATCCGCGCCGTTGAGGCCCTTCGGACGGAGGTCGACCAGCATGACGTGGTTGTCGGTGCCGCCGGAGACGATGCGGAAACCGTGTTCGGTGAGCCGGGCGGCCATGGCCTGGGCGTTCTTCACGATCTGGGCCTGGTAGTCCTTGAACTCCGGCTTGAGAGCCTCGCCGAAGCAGAC belongs to Luteolibacter ambystomatis and includes:
- a CDS encoding AbrB/MazE/SpoVT family DNA-binding domain-containing protein; protein product: MTHSTITSKGQTTLPSQIREALHLKPGDRISYEIQGDAVVIRHQPGAMAVFGTLKSAPDQAGVEFKEARKKSREMWEADAAKEGLR
- a CDS encoding PIN domain-containing protein; the protein is MLDTNTIVRFVTGEPEKQAVEVAGLVTLAEQGKIRLIVLPMVVAESVFVLNGFYKHPRAAVAEALSHLISSPGFQCSELDRLLRALKLFGVGRLDFVDCYLAAASILEKLPVASFDKDFDKLHGVTRKAPGSFRG
- the zwf gene encoding glucose-6-phosphate dehydrogenase, which encodes MTNPFREDLVSRSQPEPCTVVIFGATGDLTHRKLVPALYNLAVDGELPTGVKIIGFARREKSDAEFRTGLEELNRKVSRSGHDDKIWAPFAENIHYHTSEFTDADGYKRLAERLDAIDRERGGKGNRLFYIASAPEFFDDILISLKNAGLNQAAEGCWARVIVEKPFGTDLATAKHLNQVVNETFHESDTYRIDHYLGKETAQNIMVLRFANSIFEPLWNSRFISHVQITCAENLGMEGGRGGYYDKAGALRDMVQNHLLQLLSLVAMEPPTDLSADGVRDEKVKVIRSLRQWDTPEKVAANVIRAQYLAGHIDGTPVPGYREEDRVDPESMTEAYIALRLKIDTWRWSGVPFYIRMGKRLPKKTTEISVHFKDAPCVLFNALPGGVPGGNVLVIRIQPDEGISLRMVSKLPGTSLRLEPVKMDFHYATSFGKGSPEAYERLLLDCMAGDATLFARRDEVEEAWKFIDNIENAWHKSTTPPPMATFTAGSWGPKEADNLLQEDGFSWRRL